ACACCGACTCACGTACACGTGGGATGTGTACGACGTATCTCGCGACAGTCGTCGCCGAGGAGATCGACGGCTTCGCGACTGTCAAGGGACGTTACCTCACACGTCTCAATCCCAACATACCCTACAAGACACGTGGAAACGCGTGTCTCAGCCTCCGTGTCGAGACGGATCAGCCTGAGAGAGTCAGAGAGACAGTCCTCGAAAATGTCGAAGAAGAAGCGGTCTTTGACGACGACGACACTAATCCCGGAGTCGCCTTCTTGGAGTTAGACGTCGACGACGGGATTCCCGAGGGACTGAGAGAGTATACGCTCGAGACTGTGAGAAAGGTGAGAAGACTCGAAGAAGCAGTAGAGACAGCCGACGAGTTCGGCGTCGAGACCCACGGCTGGAAGAACAGGAGAGGTATAATAGGAGCCGTAGCGGCGGTAGGAGCACCGGGACTACTCGATGACCCCGGTACTGACCACACCTACGAGCTAATAGCCTACAGGAACCGCGGTAGATGGGACGAGAAGAGACAGGTCGGCTATGACTCCTTCTTCGTCGCCGACTCCGAGACCTACCCCGAGACGTGGGACACAGTCGACAGAAACGTAGACGGCGTCGTGGCTGTGCCGAAGACCGACGGTCCGGTCGTCTACGGTCTGAGAGGAAGCTTCGGCGGTGTCTGGCGCGCGAACTCGTACGTCGAGACGGGGGAGGTCGACCACCTCAGCGTCTTCAAGACGAACCAGGGAACCGACATGCATCTCACCGAGGCGAGGGCAAGCGAGACACACGACATGAGGTCATACGTAGTCGACGGCGAGGTGATCTGTGAGCCTGTCACAGTCGAAGGTGGACACGTCTTCTTCACAGTCGAGGACGACGTTCCTCTGACATCTGCGGCGTTCGAGCCCACGAAGTCGTTCCGCGACAAGATCAGAGACCTGCGTGAGGGAGACGAGGTCACAGTCTGTGGAGGTGTCAAGGACGGCGTCCTCAACGTCGAGAAGTTAGGCGT
The Candidatus Afararchaeum irisae genome window above contains:
- a CDS encoding tRNA(Ile)(2)-agmatinylcytidine synthase, whose protein sequence is METKTLVVGLDDTDSRTRGMCTTYLATVVAEEIDGFATVKGRYLTRLNPNIPYKTRGNACLSLRVETDQPERVRETVLENVEEEAVFDDDDTNPGVAFLELDVDDGIPEGLREYTLETVRKVRRLEEAVETADEFGVETHGWKNRRGIIGAVAAVGAPGLLDDPGTDHTYELIAYRNRGRWDEKRQVGYDSFFVADSETYPETWDTVDRNVDGVVAVPKTDGPVVYGLRGSFGGVWRANSYVETGEVDHLSVFKTNQGTDMHLTEARASETHDMRSYVVDGEVICEPVTVEGGHVFFTVEDDVPLTSAAFEPTKSFRDKIRDLREGDEVTVCGGVKDGVLNVEKLGVRSLNDRRLVNPTCDCGDGKRMKSAGRNQGYRCRDCGATAEEKIEVEVERLLEEGWHEVPPSARRHISKPLVRGGFEEPHPSR